One Bremerella sp. JC817 genomic window carries:
- a CDS encoding DUF393 domain-containing protein — protein sequence MVTQTESRKTSKGLPDPAARPDTDVVIYDGHCRICTGGVKILYRLDVQKRLSFLSLHDARVADVAPNLTFDQMMEEMWVADIRGRQHSGAEAFRYLTRRLVLLWPVMPLMHIPGSLPVWKWMYRKVAAARYRFGKHTGEDCGDACQIHFGRKPDQQNSK from the coding sequence ATGGTAACGCAAACGGAATCTCGAAAGACCTCGAAGGGGCTGCCTGACCCGGCCGCTCGACCCGATACGGACGTGGTGATCTACGACGGTCACTGTCGAATCTGTACCGGCGGGGTGAAGATTCTGTACCGGCTCGACGTGCAAAAGCGGTTGTCGTTTTTGTCGCTACACGATGCCCGAGTTGCTGATGTGGCCCCCAATCTGACCTTCGATCAAATGATGGAAGAGATGTGGGTGGCGGATATTCGAGGTCGCCAGCATAGCGGGGCCGAAGCATTTCGGTACCTGACGCGGCGGTTGGTTTTGTTGTGGCCGGTGATGCCGCTGATGCACATCCCGGGCTCACTTCCGGTTTGGAAGTGGATGTATCGGAAGGTTGCCGCGGCTCGGTATCGCTTCGGGAAGCATACCGGTGAAGACTGCGGCGATGCGTGTCAGATTCACTTCGGGCGGAAACCAGACCAACAGAATTCCAAGTAG